From the Calonectris borealis chromosome 12, bCalBor7.hap1.2, whole genome shotgun sequence genome, one window contains:
- the GCSH gene encoding glycine cleavage system H protein, mitochondrial, with protein sequence MAWRALRRVGPVLVPRCPRLSPPPLRVPAARRLGTSSLVLSARKFTDKHEWISVENGIGTVGISNFAQEALGDVVYCSLPEVGMKLSKHDEFGALESVKAASELYSPLSGEVTEINAALADNPGLVNKSCYQDGWLIKMTVENPAELDELMNEDAYEKYIKSIED encoded by the exons ATGGCGTGGCGAGCGCTGCGGCGGGTCGGGCCGGTCCTGGTGCCGCGCTGCCCGCGCCtctcgccgccgccgctgcgggtGCCCGCGGCCCGGAGGTTGGGCACCAGCTCGCTGGTGCTGTCCG CCCGCAAATTCACAGACAAGCATGAATGGATATCCGTTGAAAATGGCATTGGAACAGTAGGAATCAGCAATTTTGCACAG gaagcATTAGGAGATGTTGTTTACTGTAGTCTTCCAGAAGTTGGGATGAAATTGAGTAAACATG ATGAGTTTGGAGCTTTGGAAAGTGTGAAAGCTGCTAGTGAACTCTACTCTCCTCTCTCAGGAGAAGTGACTGAGATTAATGCTGCCCTTGCAGATAACCCAGGGCTTGTCAATAAATCTTGTTATCAAGATG GTTGGCTTATCAAGATGACTGTGGAAAACCCTGCTGAACTTGATGAACTGATGAATGAAGATGCCTATGAGAAATACATAAAATCCATTGAGGACTGA